In Amaranthus tricolor cultivar Red isolate AtriRed21 chromosome 3, ASM2621246v1, whole genome shotgun sequence, a single window of DNA contains:
- the LOC130809458 gene encoding uncharacterized protein LOC130809458, giving the protein MAFSNQIQQNDTALSSPSPEMFSFPGTPTEDQSKDPTKQTAINEFSSTSPADQFFLNGRLLPHDFPVQTTSSTRSSFSGRDQMSSYSQSTTEILSRGTSAGSKEYSLVSSRSNSTNSSRGSTCSSISVEQKKTSSSSHKRMNSLRSERNNGTSSSSSPLGKYYKYGSSSGSSQRWQFITAVPPVLGPSQSRRGRKENNGVGSTTSPRMKIIKNKDGGSNNNNNNNNNNNNNSSSFMYRMLRSVVATCKACHAMEGQDKEFELDAVGEVLGH; this is encoded by the coding sequence ATGGCGTTTTCTAATCAAATACAGCAAAACGACACAGCTTTATCTTCTCCATCACCTGAAATGTTCTCATTCCCTGGAACACCAACCGAAGATCAATCCAAAGACCCAACAAAGCAAACCGCCATTAATGAGTTTTCTTCAACTTCCCCAGCTgatcaatttttcttaaatggcCGTCTCCTCCCACACGATTTCCCCGTGCAAACAACAAGCAGCACACGCTCATCCTTCTCGGGTCGAGATCAAATGAGTTCTTATTCTCAATCTACTACTGAAATCTTATCGAGAGGAACAAGTGCAGGTAGCAAAGAATATTCTTTGGTATCTTCTAGAAGTAATAGCACCAACAGTAGTAGAGGTAGTACATGCAGTAGTATTAGTGTAGaacaaaagaaaacatcatCATCGTCTCATAAAAGAATGAATAGTTTAAGATCAGAAAGAAATAATGGTACaagttcatcatcatcaccattgGGAAAGTATTATAAGTATGGAAGTTCATCAGGATCATCACAGAGATGGCAGTTTATTACAGCTGTTCCGCCTGTGTTGGGTCCAAGTCAATCACGGCGAGGGAGAAAAGAGAATAATGGTGTGGGGTCCACAACAAGTCCTAGGATGAAGATCATCAAGAATAAAGATGGAggaagtaataataataataataataataataataataataataatagtagtagtttTATGTATAGAATGTTGAGATCAGTTGTGGCCACTTGTAAAGCTTGTCATGCTATGGAGGGTCAAGATAAAGAGTTTGAGTTGGATGCAGTCGGTGAGGTGTTGGGACATTAG